Genomic DNA from Alkalihalobacterium alkalinitrilicum:
TTTTCGATAAGGGCATAACTTGATCCAATAAAGATAAACCAGATAAATAAATACCTGGCTAATTCCCCAGACCATCGAAAAGAATTACTAAATACATATCTAGCAACGACTTCCATCCCCATAATGATCGTAATAGCAAAAAGTAAGAGGAAACAAATATAGCCTTCAATAGGTACCTTTTTTTGTTCAGTTGTCATTTCATATTTCCCCCCTATGTAATTAAATTTTATGAAAGCAGGCTGACACAAAGTGTCAGCCACCTCCACAGATGTTTCAATTGATGTAGTTCACTATGCACTATCCTGCTGTTATCATTATTTGCCTAACAATTCCAATGCTTTTTCATAAACATCTGCACCAGCTAAGTCAATGTTCTTTTCAATTGCTGGTTGAACACTTTCACTAAACACTTGGAATTCTTCAGGTGTTAATTCATAAACCTCTACACCTTCTTCTTTAAGTTTCTCAATTGCTGTTACTTCATGCTCTACAACTAAATCTCTTGAAAATTGGATCATTTCATCCGCTGATTCTAGTAAAATGGCTTGTAAATCTTCAGGAAGTCCTTCAAAGAAATTTTCATTAATTACTAGCACGTATGGAATTAAAACGTGATTTGTAACCGTTAAGTATTTACTTACTTCAAAAAATTGAGAGTCGTACATAAGTGGTAATGTTGTTGTTAAACCATCAATTGTACCTTGTTGTAATGAAGTGTATACTTCAGCGAAAGTAATTGGCGTAGGGTTTCCACCCATGACTGAAATGGTATCCATAAATAATGAAGATTGTGGAGTTCTAATATTTAACCCATTCAAGTCACTCGGTTGTTTAATTGTATGGTTACTATTAAGTAAAGAAAGTCCACCAATATCGTAATAACCTAAAATTTTACCACCAGTTGCCTGTTCGAAAGACGCTGTAAGTTCTTGTCCAAGTGGTCCTTCTGCGACTTCATAAAAATCATCTCGTGTATCATATAAGAATGGAAAATCATAAATGTTAAAACCATCCACTCCCCCAGCTTGCGCC
This window encodes:
- a CDS encoding TRAP transporter substrate-binding protein; its protein translation is MNIKKLNGFLITTILALMLVLAGCGGSSETGSSQSDNGNGNENGSASEETYTIRIPAVVNEENFVAIGFKKFQELAEEKSDGRLKVDLYLNGTLSASNEEDLQLLNDGSVEMIGMPSFVGAQAGGVDGFNIYDFPFLYDTRDDFYEVAEGPLGQELTASFEQATGGKILGYYDIGGLSLLNSNHTIKQPSDLNGLNIRTPQSSLFMDTISVMGGNPTPITFAEVYTSLQQGTIDGLTTTLPLMYDSQFFEVSKYLTVTNHVLIPYVLVINENFFEGLPEDLQAILLESADEMIQFSRDLVVEHEVTAIEKLKEEGVEVYELTPEEFQVFSESVQPAIEKNIDLAGADVYEKALELLGK